Proteins co-encoded in one Bradyrhizobium sp. 170 genomic window:
- a CDS encoding PQQ-dependent sugar dehydrogenase, translating to MKTPVGLVTAALAVAILLAVSFLIATGTRGQEQAFGSSAGELEVRTIARGLANPWALAFLPDGKMLVTERPGRMRIVTTEGQISPPLKGVPEVWASGQGGLLDVVVDKSFAQSKTIYFCFAERTEGGGRTTVTRAKLNDGNGRLDDVKIIFRQQGPLSSGNHYGCRIAQADDGNLFVALGDHFTHRDQAQNLGNHLGKLIRIAPDGSVPSGNPFAGRTDAKPEIWSYGHRNVQALAINPASGDPWEIEHGPRGGDELNLIGKGKNYGWPVIGYGIDYSGAKIHDATAKDGMEQPLKYWVPSIAPSGMAFYTGKLFPKWNGSLFTGALRGAMLVRLTLNGNAVTSEERLLQNLHERIRDVRQGPDGALWLLTDSSNGRVLRVAPVAK from the coding sequence ATGAAGACACCTGTCGGCCTTGTGACCGCCGCCTTGGCGGTCGCGATCCTGCTTGCCGTCTCGTTCCTGATCGCCACCGGCACCCGCGGCCAGGAGCAGGCATTTGGTTCGTCGGCGGGCGAACTCGAAGTCCGGACCATCGCCAGAGGCCTCGCTAATCCCTGGGCGCTGGCGTTCCTGCCCGACGGCAAGATGCTGGTGACCGAGCGTCCGGGCCGCATGCGCATCGTTACGACCGAAGGACAGATCTCGCCGCCGCTGAAGGGCGTTCCCGAGGTCTGGGCGTCTGGCCAGGGCGGCCTGCTCGATGTCGTCGTCGACAAATCCTTTGCGCAGAGCAAAACCATCTATTTCTGCTTCGCCGAACGAACCGAAGGTGGCGGGCGCACCACGGTCACCCGCGCAAAACTCAACGATGGCAACGGCCGCCTCGACGACGTCAAGATCATCTTCCGCCAGCAAGGGCCTCTGTCATCAGGCAATCATTACGGTTGCCGCATCGCGCAGGCCGATGACGGCAATCTGTTCGTGGCGCTGGGCGATCATTTCACTCACCGCGACCAGGCGCAGAACCTCGGCAATCATCTCGGCAAACTGATCCGGATCGCGCCCGATGGTTCGGTGCCATCAGGTAATCCGTTCGCGGGCCGCACTGACGCCAAGCCAGAGATCTGGAGTTACGGGCACCGCAACGTGCAGGCGCTCGCGATCAATCCGGCTTCCGGCGACCCCTGGGAAATCGAGCACGGCCCGCGCGGCGGCGACGAGCTCAATCTGATCGGCAAGGGCAAGAATTACGGCTGGCCGGTGATCGGCTACGGCATCGATTATTCCGGCGCCAAGATCCACGACGCTACGGCCAAGGACGGCATGGAGCAGCCGCTCAAATACTGGGTGCCGTCGATCGCGCCGTCGGGCATGGCCTTCTACACCGGAAAGCTGTTTCCGAAATGGAACGGCAGCCTGTTCACCGGCGCGCTGCGCGGCGCGATGCTGGTGCGGCTGACGCTGAACGGCAATGCCGTGACGTCGGAGGAACGCCTGCTGCAAAACCTGCACGAGCGCATCAGGGACGTCCGCCAGGGGCCGGATGGCGCGCTGTGGCTGCTGACGGATAGTTCGAACGGACGGGTATTGCGGGTGGCGCCGGTTGCGAAGTGA
- a CDS encoding Txe/YoeB family addiction module toxin, which translates to MKTAWTEDAWQDYLQWQKEDEKILEVINGLIKDIKRDPFKGLGKPEPLKHALQGWWSRRISGEHRLVYRVSGKGDTQQLDIAQCRYHY; encoded by the coding sequence ATGAAAACCGCTTGGACGGAAGATGCCTGGCAAGACTATCTGCAATGGCAAAAGGAGGATGAAAAGATCCTCGAAGTCATAAACGGTCTAATCAAAGATATTAAGCGCGATCCGTTCAAGGGGCTTGGGAAACCAGAGCCCCTTAAACATGCGCTCCAGGGATGGTGGTCGCGCCGCATTTCAGGCGAACATCGCTTGGTGTATCGCGTTTCTGGAAAGGGTGACACTCAGCAACTCGACATTGCTCAGTGCCGCTATCATTACTAG
- a CDS encoding type II toxin-antitoxin system RelE/ParE family toxin, which yields MKDLLRAIKPAVFVGSSRKDLQGFPAAVRSGIGQALFEAQIGEHPHNAKPLKGLSGVLEIRDNFDGDTYRAVYTVRLEGILYVLHAFQKKSTSGKATPQRHMDLIRQRLRDAETIHQATKGVR from the coding sequence GTGAAGGATTTGCTCCGCGCTATCAAACCTGCGGTTTTCGTAGGCTCCAGCCGAAAGGACCTGCAAGGATTTCCGGCGGCCGTCCGCAGCGGGATCGGGCAAGCCCTTTTCGAAGCTCAGATCGGGGAGCATCCGCACAATGCCAAGCCCTTGAAGGGTTTGAGCGGGGTTTTGGAGATTCGCGACAACTTTGACGGCGATACCTATCGAGCCGTCTACACGGTGCGTCTTGAGGGCATCCTGTACGTCCTGCACGCGTTCCAAAAAAAATCCACTAGCGGGAAAGCCACCCCGCAGCGGCACATGGACCTGATACGCCAGCGCTTGCGCGACGCCGAAACCATTCACCAAGCGACCAAGGGAGTTCGATGA
- a CDS encoding type II toxin-antitoxin system prevent-host-death family antitoxin: MAHVSYTELRNNLASYMDEVCDDRAPLFVTRQNARTVVLMAEDEYESLMETVHLLKSPANAVRLLRSIKEADEGKLTERELIEPTKAGSAKV, encoded by the coding sequence ATGGCACACGTTTCTTACACTGAACTGCGTAACAACCTCGCGTCCTACATGGACGAGGTTTGCGATGATCGCGCCCCCCTGTTCGTCACCCGCCAGAATGCCCGCACCGTCGTTCTCATGGCCGAGGATGAGTATGAGAGTCTCATGGAGACCGTCCACCTCCTGAAGAGTCCCGCCAATGCAGTACGTCTTCTACGTTCCATCAAGGAAGCGGACGAGGGCAAACTAACTGAACGCGAGTTGATCGAGCCAACAAAGGCAGGTTCGGCCAAGGTATGA
- a CDS encoding alpha-hydroxy acid oxidase produces the protein MKHITCIEDLRQLHKRRVPKAFFDYCDRGSYTEDTLRANSEDLAQIKFRQRILVDVSKRNLSTTILGEPAAMPLILAPVGLLGMQHGDGEIHACRAAQAAGIPFTQSTMSICSIEDIAAAVDKPFWFQLYVMKDRGFIKALIERAIAAKCSALVLTVDLQVIGQRHQDIKNGMTVPPEWSLAKLIDFASKPSWVAGVLRGKRRSFGNIVGHVKGTEDLTKLAEWTASQFDTSLNWKDLDWIRSIWPGKLILKGILDVEDAELAAKTGAQAIVVSNHGGRQLDGAPSSIEVLPEIVDTVGSQMEIMFDGGIRTGMDVVRALALGAKSCMIGRAYTYGLGAGGEAGVAKALDILAKEMLTTMGLCGVNTIAEIDDDVLAV, from the coding sequence ATGAAGCACATCACCTGCATCGAAGATCTGCGCCAGTTGCACAAGCGGCGCGTTCCGAAGGCCTTCTTCGACTATTGCGACCGCGGCTCCTACACCGAGGACACGCTGCGCGCCAATTCCGAGGATCTTGCGCAGATCAAGTTTCGCCAGCGTATCTTGGTCGATGTCTCCAAGCGCAATCTCTCCACCACGATTCTCGGCGAGCCCGCCGCAATGCCCTTGATCCTCGCTCCCGTGGGCCTGCTCGGCATGCAGCATGGCGACGGCGAGATCCACGCCTGCCGCGCGGCCCAGGCGGCCGGCATTCCCTTTACCCAGAGCACGATGTCGATCTGCTCGATCGAAGATATCGCAGCCGCCGTCGACAAGCCATTCTGGTTCCAGCTCTACGTGATGAAGGACCGCGGCTTCATCAAGGCGCTGATCGAACGCGCGATCGCGGCGAAATGTTCGGCGCTGGTGCTGACCGTCGACCTGCAGGTGATCGGGCAGCGCCACCAGGACATCAAGAACGGCATGACGGTGCCGCCGGAATGGTCGCTGGCGAAGCTGATCGATTTCGCCAGCAAGCCCTCATGGGTCGCCGGCGTGCTGCGCGGCAAGCGCCGCAGCTTCGGCAACATCGTCGGCCACGTCAAAGGCACCGAGGATCTCACCAAACTGGCGGAATGGACCGCGTCGCAGTTCGACACCTCGCTGAACTGGAAGGACCTCGACTGGATCCGCTCGATCTGGCCGGGCAAGCTGATCCTGAAGGGCATTTTGGACGTTGAGGACGCCGAGCTCGCGGCCAAGACCGGCGCGCAGGCCATCGTCGTCTCCAACCATGGCGGCCGGCAGCTCGACGGCGCGCCGTCGTCGATCGAAGTGCTGCCGGAGATCGTCGATACCGTCGGTTCGCAGATGGAGATCATGTTCGACGGCGGCATCCGCACCGGCATGGACGTGGTGCGCGCGCTCGCGCTCGGCGCCAAATCCTGCATGATCGGCCGCGCCTATACCTATGGCCTGGGCGCCGGCGGAGAGGCCGGCGTCGCCAAGGCGCTCGACATCCTTGCCAAGGAAATGCTCACCACCATGGGATTATGCGGCGTCAACACGATTGCCGAGATCGACGATGACGTGCTGGCGGTGTGA
- a CDS encoding DUF992 domain-containing protein, translating into MRLLTLTLATLSLLAPIASADAAPVVRAGILQCQGGQNVGFVVGSVTSLECVFRSEGRRPEPYIAKVQRIGLDLGVTAQTQLSWAVSAPNSRLGRGELAGSYGGVGANASIGIGGGGNFLVGGPANAYALQPISLQGQTGLNVAAGIAGLELQPFNGNAPRRHTHRRHRHRG; encoded by the coding sequence ATGCGACTTCTGACACTGACACTCGCGACGCTATCGCTGCTCGCGCCGATCGCAAGCGCTGACGCGGCGCCGGTGGTTCGCGCCGGCATCCTGCAATGCCAGGGCGGCCAGAATGTCGGCTTCGTGGTCGGCTCGGTGACGAGCCTCGAATGCGTGTTCCGCAGCGAAGGCCGCCGTCCTGAACCCTACATCGCCAAGGTGCAGCGCATCGGCCTCGATCTCGGTGTGACCGCGCAGACCCAGTTGTCCTGGGCGGTCAGTGCGCCGAACAGCCGGCTCGGACGCGGCGAACTCGCCGGCAGCTATGGTGGCGTCGGCGCCAACGCGTCGATCGGCATCGGCGGCGGCGGCAATTTTCTGGTTGGCGGTCCCGCCAACGCCTACGCACTGCAGCCGATCAGCCTGCAGGGACAGACCGGGCTGAACGTCGCCGCCGGTATCGCCGGCCTCGAACTGCAGCCGTTCAACGGCAACGCTCCGCGCCGGCACACCCACCGCCGCCACCGTCACCGCGGCTAA
- a CDS encoding DUF992 domain-containing protein yields MRRSLILAAAALAVLALSIGGANAQQMQRVQVGVLECRGGASVGFIVGSVTNLGCVLRAEGMPEDRYIATIRKVGLDLGITQESALAWGVFAPVARLGPGGLSGDYFGAQGSATLGVGVGGNVLVGGSANSIALQPLSVQGQVGVSIAAGLESLELRPGR; encoded by the coding sequence ATGCGTCGTTCTCTCATCCTTGCCGCTGCCGCGCTCGCCGTGCTGGCTTTGTCGATCGGCGGCGCCAATGCGCAGCAGATGCAGCGCGTGCAGGTCGGCGTGCTGGAGTGCCGCGGCGGCGCCAGCGTTGGGTTCATCGTCGGTTCCGTCACCAATCTCGGCTGCGTGCTGCGCGCCGAAGGGATGCCGGAGGATCGCTACATCGCCACCATCCGCAAAGTCGGACTCGATCTCGGCATCACCCAGGAATCGGCGCTGGCCTGGGGCGTGTTCGCACCTGTAGCGCGGCTCGGGCCGGGCGGTCTGTCCGGCGATTATTTCGGCGCGCAGGGCAGCGCCACGCTCGGCGTCGGTGTTGGCGGCAACGTGCTGGTCGGTGGCTCCGCCAATTCGATCGCGCTGCAGCCGCTCAGCGTGCAGGGCCAGGTCGGCGTCAGCATTGCTGCCGGATTGGAAAGCCTGGAATTGCGGCCGGGGCGTTAG
- a CDS encoding alpha/beta hydrolase — protein MSSNHQIASGQARLAAKVVGDGDPVVFLHAAVCDSRMWRAQLDAVGASNKAIAYDRRGFGETRAEMEDFSAVADLMAVIDAVGNGAPAILVGCSQGGRVALDTALRYPSHVRALVLIAPAASGAPEPIYPPDIERLMARLKDAEQAGDLDRVNAIKAHLWLDGPLQPEGRVTGEARRLLLDMNAIALRSPPVGSNLDVAPTFHRLGEISAPSLVIWGDLDFPHIQERCRHIATTMSNGSGHMLTGTAHLPSLERPTEITGLLAEFIDGCSDRRA, from the coding sequence ATGAGTTCAAATCATCAGATTGCGTCCGGCCAAGCCAGGCTGGCTGCGAAAGTCGTCGGCGACGGCGACCCCGTTGTCTTTCTGCATGCCGCGGTCTGCGACAGCCGCATGTGGCGCGCGCAACTCGATGCCGTCGGCGCAAGCAACAAGGCGATCGCGTATGATCGGCGCGGCTTTGGCGAGACGCGCGCGGAAATGGAAGACTTTTCCGCAGTCGCGGATTTGATGGCGGTGATTGATGCCGTCGGGAACGGCGCGCCGGCGATCCTTGTTGGATGCTCCCAGGGTGGACGGGTCGCGCTCGACACCGCGCTTCGGTATCCATCCCATGTCCGCGCCCTCGTTCTCATTGCGCCCGCCGCGAGCGGCGCGCCTGAGCCGATCTATCCGCCCGACATCGAGCGCCTGATGGCCAGGCTTAAGGACGCCGAACAAGCCGGCGATCTGGATCGCGTGAACGCCATCAAAGCTCATCTTTGGCTGGATGGTCCATTGCAGCCCGAGGGTCGTGTCACAGGTGAGGCGCGCCGGCTGCTCCTCGATATGAACGCCATTGCGCTACGGTCGCCGCCGGTTGGCTCGAACCTCGATGTCGCGCCCACCTTCCATCGTCTCGGCGAGATATCGGCACCATCGCTTGTGATCTGGGGTGACCTCGATTTCCCGCACATTCAGGAACGATGCCGTCATATCGCAACGACGATGTCGAACGGGTCGGGCCATATGTTGACCGGCACGGCCCATCTGCCGAGCCTGGAGCGACCAACCGAGATCACGGGCCTCCTTGCCGAGTTCATCGATGGCTGTTCCGACCGCCGGGCATAG
- a CDS encoding elongation factor G: MGQDVRSPRGPRCIALVGPFQSGKTTLLEAILARTGAIKNAGSVDAGTSVGDASPEARHHKMGVGLSAATTTFMGDSYTIIDCPGSIEFAHDMRAALPAVDAAVVVCEADEKKLPQLQIILRELEDLGIPRFLFLNKIDRANKRIRETLATLQPASRVPLVLRQIPIWNGELIEGFVDLALERAFVYREHKPSEVVALEGGNLDREKEARFSMLEKLADHDDALMEQLLEDIQPPRDAVFDDLARELREGLICPVLLGAAARENGVLRLMKALRHEAPGVSETAKRLGVSAQKEALAYVFKTQHLQHGGKLSLVRLLAGHLDDGATLQSSSGEAGRVSGILAVSGGHDTKRAAAEVGDTNALGKLEAIKTGDTLSNGKTAPAALVRIEPTPPVLAMSLAATDRKDDVKLGQALLRLNEEDPSLTMIQNQQTHDIVLWGQGEMHLRVALERLKDRFGVNAKSQAPAIGYQETIRKSVTQRGRHKKQSGGHGQFGDVVLEVKPMPRGSGFEFHEKVVGGAVPRNYIGAVEEGVVDSLVRGPLGFPVIDLNVTLTDGSYHSVDSSDLAFRTAARIGMGEALPQCQPVLLEPIHMVEIVCPTEATAKINAILSARRGQILGFDTRENWSGWDCVRATMPEAEIGDLIVELRSATAGAGSFTRAFDRMAEVTGRAADQIIAAHRVAA; encoded by the coding sequence ATGGGACAAGACGTCAGAAGTCCCCGCGGTCCACGGTGCATTGCACTGGTGGGCCCTTTCCAGAGCGGTAAAACCACACTGTTGGAGGCGATATTGGCGCGAACGGGCGCCATTAAAAATGCCGGCAGCGTCGATGCCGGAACTTCCGTCGGCGATGCCAGCCCCGAGGCGCGCCATCACAAGATGGGCGTGGGCCTAAGCGCCGCCACCACCACCTTCATGGGCGACAGTTACACCATTATCGATTGTCCCGGCTCGATCGAGTTCGCGCATGACATGCGCGCCGCGTTGCCCGCGGTCGATGCCGCGGTCGTGGTCTGCGAGGCGGACGAGAAGAAGCTGCCGCAACTGCAGATCATCTTGCGCGAGCTGGAAGATTTGGGCATTCCGCGTTTTCTGTTTTTGAACAAGATCGACCGCGCCAACAAGCGCATCCGCGAGACGCTGGCGACGTTGCAGCCGGCCTCGCGCGTGCCGCTGGTGCTGCGGCAGATCCCGATCTGGAACGGCGAGTTGATCGAAGGTTTTGTCGATCTCGCGCTGGAGCGCGCCTTTGTTTATCGCGAGCACAAGCCGTCCGAGGTCGTTGCATTGGAAGGCGGCAACCTCGACCGCGAGAAGGAAGCGCGCTTCTCGATGCTTGAAAAACTCGCCGACCACGACGACGCGCTGATGGAGCAGTTGCTGGAGGACATCCAGCCGCCGCGCGACGCGGTGTTCGACGATCTCGCCCGCGAATTGCGCGAAGGCCTGATCTGCCCGGTGCTGCTGGGCGCCGCGGCGCGCGAAAACGGCGTGCTGCGGCTGATGAAGGCGCTGCGGCATGAAGCGCCCGGGGTGAGCGAGACGGCGAAGCGGCTCGGCGTGTCGGCGCAAAAGGAGGCGCTGGCCTATGTGTTCAAGACGCAGCATCTGCAGCACGGCGGCAAGCTGTCGCTGGTGCGGCTGCTCGCCGGCCATCTCGATGACGGCGCGACGCTGCAATCTTCCTCCGGTGAGGCCGGGCGGGTTTCCGGTATTCTCGCGGTGAGCGGCGGACACGACACCAAGCGGGCCGCGGCCGAGGTCGGAGACACGAACGCGCTCGGCAAGCTCGAAGCGATCAAGACCGGCGACACGCTCTCGAACGGCAAGACCGCGCCGGCCGCGCTCGTGCGCATCGAGCCGACGCCGCCGGTGCTGGCGATGTCGCTTGCGGCGACCGACCGCAAGGACGACGTCAAGCTCGGGCAGGCGCTGTTGCGGCTGAACGAGGAGGATCCGTCGCTGACGATGATCCAGAACCAGCAGACCCATGACATCGTGCTGTGGGGGCAGGGCGAGATGCATCTGCGCGTCGCGCTCGAGCGGCTCAAGGACCGCTTCGGCGTCAACGCCAAATCGCAAGCACCCGCGATCGGCTATCAGGAGACCATCCGCAAATCGGTCACCCAGCGCGGCCGTCACAAGAAGCAGTCCGGCGGCCATGGCCAGTTCGGCGACGTGGTGCTGGAGGTCAAGCCGATGCCGCGCGGAAGCGGCTTCGAGTTCCACGAGAAGGTGGTCGGTGGCGCAGTGCCGCGCAATTATATCGGCGCGGTCGAGGAGGGCGTGGTCGACAGCCTCGTGCGGGGGCCGCTCGGTTTTCCAGTGATCGATCTTAACGTCACGCTGACGGACGGCTCCTATCACAGCGTCGATTCCTCCGATCTCGCCTTCCGCACGGCGGCGCGGATCGGCATGGGTGAGGCGCTGCCGCAGTGCCAGCCGGTGTTGCTGGAGCCGATCCACATGGTGGAGATCGTCTGCCCGACGGAGGCGACGGCGAAGATCAACGCCATCCTGTCGGCGCGGCGCGGCCAGATCCTGGGCTTCGACACCCGCGAGAACTGGTCGGGATGGGACTGCGTCCGCGCCACCATGCCGGAAGCGGAGATTGGCGACCTGATCGTGGAATTGCGCTCGGCCACCGCCGGCGCCGGCAGCTTTACGCGGGCCTTCGACCGCATGGCCGAAGTCACCGGCCGCGCCGCCGACCAGATCATCGCCGCGCATCGCGTGGCGGCGTAG
- a CDS encoding helix-turn-helix transcriptional regulator, protein MMSAKKKLPTHEVGSGNIFADLGLPNAEEHQLKAALVVQLKRLIAERGLTQVAAAKLIEMKQPDLSKLLRGQFRLVSVEKLMRMLTAFDQDVEITLKPHRKRGGPGRITFVAAA, encoded by the coding sequence ATGATGAGCGCCAAAAAAAAGCTACCCACCCATGAGGTCGGAAGCGGCAATATCTTCGCTGACCTTGGCCTGCCCAATGCGGAGGAACACCAGCTCAAGGCTGCTCTAGTGGTGCAGTTGAAGCGCCTGATCGCCGAACGTGGCCTGACCCAAGTCGCGGCAGCCAAGCTGATCGAGATGAAACAGCCCGACCTGTCGAAGCTGCTGCGTGGCCAGTTCCGGCTTGTTTCCGTGGAAAAGCTGATGCGGATGCTCACCGCCTTCGATCAGGACGTAGAGATTACGTTGAAGCCGCATCGCAAACGCGGCGGGCCCGGCCGGATTACCTTCGTTGCGGCCGCGTAG
- a CDS encoding glutathione S-transferase family protein: protein MYKLYSMQRSGNSYKVRLALALLNAPYQAIEVDILRGESRTPDFLEKNPSGQVPLLEVAEGRYLAESNAILWYVCGGTSLAPESRVERAEALQWMFFEQHALEPNIGAAYFWLSLVKGGRDLQTHALEDWMERGYAALQVMENHLKTCSYFAAGQLTVADIALYGYTHVADRCDYDLATFPAIRAWLRRVEQTPGFVTMDWQPEVEVDDQAGIAAGA, encoded by the coding sequence ATGTACAAGCTCTATTCGATGCAGCGCTCCGGCAACAGCTACAAGGTCCGCCTTGCGCTGGCGCTGCTCAACGCGCCGTATCAGGCGATCGAAGTCGACATTCTCAGAGGCGAAAGCCGCACGCCGGATTTTCTGGAGAAGAATCCCAGCGGACAGGTGCCGCTGCTGGAAGTCGCCGAAGGACGCTACCTCGCCGAGTCCAACGCCATCCTCTGGTATGTCTGCGGCGGCACGTCGCTGGCCCCGGAGTCGCGGGTCGAACGCGCCGAAGCGCTGCAATGGATGTTCTTCGAGCAACATGCGCTCGAGCCCAATATCGGCGCCGCCTATTTCTGGCTGTCGCTGGTCAAGGGCGGCCGCGACCTGCAGACGCATGCGCTGGAGGATTGGATGGAGCGCGGCTATGCCGCGCTTCAGGTGATGGAAAACCATCTCAAGACCTGCAGCTATTTCGCCGCGGGGCAACTGACGGTCGCCGATATCGCGCTGTACGGCTACACCCATGTCGCCGACCGCTGCGACTACGACCTCGCGACCTTCCCCGCCATCCGCGCCTGGCTGCGGCGGGTCGAGCAGACCCCTGGCTTCGTCACCATGGACTGGCAGCCGGAGGTCGAGGTCGACGACCAGGCCGGTATCGCCGCCGGCGCATAA
- a CDS encoding pyridoxal phosphate-dependent aminotransferase: MPFLSASLARVKPSATIAVTDKARALKAAGRNVIGLGAGEPDFDTPANIKLAAIRAIEAGKTKYTDVGGIPELKEAIIAKFQRENGLSYKPNQVIVGTGGKQVLYNALMATLNPGDEVIIPAPYWVSYPEMVALAGGETVPVVCPASSGFKLLPEDLEKAITPKTKWIILCSPSNPTGAAYTRAELKAITDVLMKHPHVWVMTDDMYEHLVYDDFQFATPAQVEPKLYERTLTVNGVSKAYCMTGWRIGYAGGPADLIKAMSTIQSQSTSNPSSIAQWASVEALNGPQDFIPVHNKVFKERRDLVVSMLNQAKGIECPRPEGAFYVYPSCAGTIGKTSPSGKVIANDEDFVTELLESEGVAVVQGSAFGLGPAFRISYATKTSDLEDACKRIQRFCGNLR; the protein is encoded by the coding sequence ATGCCCTTCCTGTCCGCCTCGCTCGCCCGTGTGAAGCCGTCCGCGACGATCGCGGTCACGGATAAAGCGCGCGCGCTGAAAGCGGCGGGCCGCAACGTCATCGGCCTTGGCGCCGGCGAGCCGGATTTCGACACGCCCGCCAACATCAAGCTGGCGGCGATCCGCGCCATAGAGGCCGGCAAGACCAAGTACACCGATGTCGGCGGCATTCCCGAACTGAAGGAAGCCATCATCGCAAAATTCCAGCGCGAGAACGGTCTCAGCTACAAGCCGAACCAGGTCATCGTCGGAACCGGCGGCAAGCAGGTACTCTACAACGCGCTGATGGCGACGCTTAACCCCGGCGACGAGGTGATCATCCCGGCGCCATACTGGGTGAGCTATCCAGAGATGGTGGCGCTGGCCGGCGGCGAGACGGTGCCGGTGGTGTGCCCGGCGTCGAGCGGCTTCAAGCTGCTGCCCGAGGATCTCGAAAAGGCGATCACGCCGAAGACCAAATGGATCATCCTGTGCTCGCCGTCGAACCCGACCGGCGCCGCCTACACGCGCGCTGAGCTGAAGGCGATCACCGACGTGCTGATGAAGCATCCGCATGTCTGGGTGATGACCGACGACATGTATGAGCACCTGGTCTATGACGACTTCCAGTTCGCAACGCCGGCGCAGGTCGAGCCGAAACTGTATGAGCGCACGCTGACGGTGAACGGCGTGTCGAAGGCCTATTGCATGACCGGCTGGCGCATCGGCTATGCCGGCGGCCCCGCCGACCTGATCAAGGCGATGTCGACGATCCAGTCGCAGTCGACCTCGAACCCGTCGTCGATCGCGCAGTGGGCTTCGGTGGAAGCGCTGAACGGTCCGCAGGACTTCATCCCCGTGCACAACAAGGTGTTCAAGGAACGCCGCGATCTCGTGGTCTCGATGCTGAACCAGGCCAAGGGCATCGAATGCCCGCGGCCGGAAGGCGCGTTCTACGTCTATCCGTCCTGCGCCGGAACCATCGGCAAGACCTCGCCGTCCGGCAAGGTCATCGCTAACGACGAGGACTTCGTCACCGAGCTTTTGGAGAGCGAAGGCGTCGCCGTCGTGCAGGGTTCCGCGTTCGGCCTTGGGCCGGCGTTCCGGATTTCCTACGCGACGAAAACCTCCGACCTCGAAGACGCCTGCAAGCGCATCCAGCGCTTCTGCGGCAATTTGAGATAA
- a CDS encoding shikimate dehydrogenase: protein MTNPPAACLIGWPAAHSRSPLIHHYWLRTLGIAGGYVIEAVPPDEFKDFIFRLSLRGFVGANVTMPHKERALALSKPDEQARAVGAANTLWFENGELCSTNTDVEGFINNLDASAPGWDGCEDALVLGAGGAAHAVVFGLLDRGIKRVHLANRTVARARVLADQFGASVLPVAWDAQGDILPRAGLLVNTTSLGMKGQPPLELDVGRLPSYAVVADLVYVPLDTPLLAAARANGLKTADGLGMLLHQAVRGFELWFGRRPEVTAELRALVEADLTNT from the coding sequence GTGACCAACCCCCCTGCCGCGTGCCTGATCGGATGGCCGGCCGCGCATTCGCGCTCGCCGCTGATCCATCATTACTGGCTGCGGACGCTGGGCATCGCGGGCGGCTATGTCATCGAGGCGGTGCCGCCCGACGAGTTCAAGGATTTCATCTTCCGCCTGTCGCTGCGCGGCTTCGTCGGCGCCAACGTCACCATGCCGCACAAGGAGCGCGCGCTTGCGCTCTCGAAGCCGGACGAGCAGGCGCGTGCGGTCGGCGCGGCCAATACATTGTGGTTCGAGAATGGCGAGCTCTGCTCGACCAATACCGACGTCGAAGGGTTTATCAACAATCTCGACGCCAGCGCGCCCGGCTGGGACGGTTGCGAGGATGCGCTGGTGCTCGGCGCCGGCGGTGCGGCGCACGCGGTGGTGTTCGGTTTGCTCGACCGCGGCATCAAGCGCGTGCACCTCGCCAATCGCACGGTCGCGCGCGCCCGCGTGCTCGCGGATCAGTTCGGCGCGAGCGTTCTGCCGGTGGCGTGGGATGCGCAGGGCGATATCCTGCCGCGCGCCGGTCTGCTGGTGAACACGACCTCGCTCGGCATGAAGGGCCAGCCGCCGCTCGAGCTCGACGTCGGGCGGTTGCCGTCATACGCCGTCGTCGCCGATCTCGTCTACGTGCCGCTCGATACCCCGTTGCTCGCCGCCGCGCGTGCTAACGGCCTGAAGACCGCAGACGGGCTCGGCATGCTGCTGCACCAGGCGGTGCGCGGCTTCGAATTGTGGTTCGGCCGGCGCCCCGAGGTGACGGCGGAACTTCGTGCGCTGGTCGAGGCCGATCTCACGAATACATGA
- a CDS encoding DMT family protein, producing the protein MPTVSPTLLPVLMLFASNVFMTFAWYGHLKFKQSPLALVVLASWGIAFVEYWLAVPANRWGSAVYSAAQLKTMQEVITLVVFACFSVLYLKEPLGWNHALGFLFIAFGAFLIFHKWA; encoded by the coding sequence ATGCCCACTGTTTCCCCGACGTTGCTGCCGGTCCTGATGCTGTTCGCCTCCAACGTCTTCATGACCTTTGCCTGGTACGGCCATCTGAAATTCAAGCAGAGCCCGCTGGCGCTGGTCGTGCTGGCGAGCTGGGGCATCGCCTTCGTCGAATACTGGCTGGCGGTGCCGGCCAACCGCTGGGGCAGCGCGGTCTATTCGGCGGCGCAGCTAAAGACCATGCAGGAGGTGATCACGCTGGTGGTGTTTGCCTGCTTCTCGGTGCTCTATCTGAAGGAGCCGCTCGGGTGGAACCACGCGCTCGGCTTTCTTTTCATCGCCTTCGGCGCGTTCCTGATTTTTCACAAATGGGCGTGA